In Vigna unguiculata cultivar IT97K-499-35 chromosome 3, ASM411807v1, whole genome shotgun sequence, a single genomic region encodes these proteins:
- the LOC114175069 gene encoding uncharacterized protein LOC114175069 → MFRDARIVGERPYWIGDHIWNRLLEHWNSPSYGNKQITSQRNRASEKGGTLHTGGSITTHEHALRMEKELGREAYIDEVFYQTHLRKGSGQFANERSRRTHEEFSTRLSQVRSEQGSCAEASEHNDEEDVIRTQCWVDVVSGKNKGRLYGTRELGKGYTTGRGIHKQQASSSNNVEEAVNRLTQRLEECDQAYENLRSQFQNFKNLVMAFLPVDAQTRLQQ, encoded by the exons ATGTTTAGAGATGCTCGGATTGTAGGAGAGCGCCCTTATTGGATTGGGGACCATATCTGGAATCGATTGCTAGAACATTGGAATTCTCCTTCTTATGGCAACAAGCAAATTACATCCCAGAGGAATAGAGCTTCAGAAAAGGGTGGGACCCTACACACAGGTGGTTCCATTACCACTCATGAGCATGCCCTTCGTATG gaaaaagagttGGGGCGAGAGGCATATATTGATGAGGTATTTTACCAAACTCATCTTCGCAAGGGATCTGGCCAGTTTGCTAATGAAAGGTCTCGAAGAACACAT GAAGAATTTTCAACTAGACTCTCACAAGTCAGATCTGAGCAAGGGTCCTGTGCTGAGGCGTCAGAGCATAATGATGAGGAAGATGTCATTAGGACACAGTGTTGGGTTGACGTTGTCAGCggaaaaaataaaggaagactTTATGGCACTAGAGAACTTGGCAAAGGTTACACTACTGGAAGAGGTATCCACAAACAACAAGCATCTTCTTCCAACAATGTTGAGGAGGCCGTGAACCGACTCACGCAACGACTAGAAGAATGTGATCAagcttatgaaaatttgagaagtCAGTTTCAAAACTTCAAAAATCTAGTCATGGCCTTTCTGCCTGTTGATGCCCAGACCCGTCTTCAACAATAG
- the LOC114179537 gene encoding berberine bridge enzyme-like 13 codes for MQFLWFTLPSFVVLLSLSLTTSLPIQEPFNHCLTLHSQTPNQFSSSIYTSTNASFTSILESTAQNLRYLLPSVPKPDFIFTPLDDSQVQAAVICAKQLGIHMRVRSGGHDYEGLSYVSLIEKPFMILDLVKLRAVNVDIAHNTAWIQAGATVGEVYYRISEKSSVHGFPAGLCTSLGIGGHITGGAYGSMMRKYGLGVDNVLDAKIVDANGRVLDRAAMGEDLFWAIRGGGGGSFGVILWWKIKLVPVPQTVTVFTVTKTLEQGGNKILHRWQKVAPKIDEDLFIRVLIQTGNGSVPGKRTVTTSYNALFLGGADRLLQVMKHGFPELGLRRKDCVETSWIKSVLYIAGYPDGTAPEVLLQGKSTSKAYFKAKSDFVREVIPEKSLNPLWKVFLQEDGPLMIWNPYGGMMSKIAESATPFPHRKGVLYKVQYVTGWLDGEKSMAKHMNWIRKFYSRTAPYVSKYPRETYVNYRDLDIGMNKKNNTSFVEARSWGYRYFKGNFNRLVKVKTKVDPSNFFRHEQSIPLLKPLA; via the coding sequence ATGCAGTTTCTCTGGTTCACCTTACCAAGTTTTGTAGTTCTACTATCACTTTCACTCACCACTTCACTCCCAATTCAAGAACCTTTCAACCATTGCCTAACACTCCATTCTCAAACTCCTAACCAGTTTTCCTCTTCAATCTACACTTCTACCAATGCTTCCTTCACTTCCATCCTTGAATCCACTGCCCAAAATCTAAGGTACTTGTTGCCATCAGTGCCAAAACCAGATTTCATATTCACCCCACTTGATGACTCTCAAGTCCAAGCAGCAGTGATTTGTGCAAAACAGCTTGGTATTCACATGAGAGTGAGAAGTGGGGGACATGACTATGAAGGGCTCTCTTATGTTTCACTTATTGAGAAACCATTCATGATCCTGGACTTGGTCAAACTTCGTGCAGTGAATGTTGATATTGCACACAACACGGCTTGGATCCAAGCTGGGGCCACTGTTGGAGAAGTGTATTACAGAATTTCAGAGAAAAGTTCAGTCCATGGCTTCCCTGCAGGGCTTTGCACATCCTTGGGAATTGGAGGGCACATCACAGGAGGTGCATACGGTTCCATGATGAGAAAGTATGGTCTTGGCGTTGACAATGTTCTAGATGCTAAAATTGTTGATGCTAATGGGAGGGTTCTTGATAGAGCAGCCATGGGGGAGGACCTATTTTGGGCAATAagaggaggtggtggaggaagCTTTGGAGTTATTCTGTGGTGGAAGATCAAGCTGGTTCCTGTGCCACAAACTGTGACTGTTTTCACGGTGACCAAGACCCTTGAACAAGGAGGGAACAAGATTCTTCACAGATGGCAGAAAGTGGCTCcaaagattgatgaagatcttTTCATCAGAGTGCTGATTCAGACAGGGAATGGGAGTGTTCCAGGGAAAAGAACAGTAACAACCTCGTACAATGCTCTTTTTCTTGGTGGTGCTGATAGGCTTCTGCAAGTGATGAAACATGGTTTTCCTGAGTTGGGTTTGAGAAGAAAAGATTGTGTGGAGACTAGTTGGATCAAATCTGTTCTCTACATTGCTGGGTACCCAGATGGAACAGCCCCAGAAGTTTTGCTGCAAGGGAAATCCACATCAAAGGCTTACTTCAAAGCAAAATCAGATTTTGTAAGGGAAGTGATCCCAGAGAAGTCCCTGAATCCCCTATGGAAAGTTTTTCTGCAGGAAGATGGACCCCTAATGATTTGGAACCCCTATGGAGGCATGATGAGCAAGATTGCAGAATCTGCCACCCCTTTCCCTCACAGAAAGGGAGTTCTCTACAAAGTTCAGTATGTAACAGGTTGGCTTGATGGAGAAAAGAGTATGGCAAAGCACATGAACTGGATCAGGAAATTTTATTCCCGCACAGCTCCCTATGTTTCCAAGTATCCAAGAGAAACATATGTGAATTACAGAGACTTGGATATAGGGATGAACAAGAAGAACAACACAAGCTTTGTTGAGGCTCGGTCGTGGGGTTATAGGTATTTCAAGGGTAACTTCAACAGGTTAGTGAAGGTCAAAACTAAAGTTGATCCCTCTAATTTCTTTAGGCACGAACAGAGTATCCCTCTTTTGAAGCCATTAGCATAA